Part of the Sorghum bicolor cultivar BTx623 chromosome 1, Sorghum_bicolor_NCBIv3, whole genome shotgun sequence genome, GCTTCCGCCCCCACCACTGGATCGCGGTCTCCTACTGCGCATCCCCGTCGCGCCGCCGCCCCATCAACACCTGCACCGGTGCACGCGCCGAGGTCGACCGCCCGGAGCTCTCGACCCACCACTGCTTCGGCATCGTTGATGGACTCCTCGTCCTCTGCGACAAGGCCAGTAGCGCCGTCCGCCTCCTCAACCCTCTCACCGGCGCCCTCGTCCATTTCCCTGCCATCACCGACGTGAGGGATACGCAAGAAGAACCACTcacggaagaagaagaagaagaagaagaagaagaagggatgCGCTTCTTGGTCAATGACACTCCCAAGAAAAAAATCCTCGACCCCTCAggggcaaccaagataaacatcCCCAAGCCCTCAGCAATCAATGGTGGTGCCATCGACGACGACTCCGACGACTCGACGACCCTGGTGCTCGCCCTCAGGAGTAGCTTGTTTCGCATCATTTGTGCAAAGCCCGGGGATGAGTACTGGGTGAATGTCCATTCTGGTGAGCAGTGCGAACCCGTGTACAACAACAAAGGCTGCATTCTATTCCACTCGCTGCTGTCCTTCCGAGGGCACTGTTATGTCACAACACATGAGGGCCTTGTGATGCGGGTAGATCTGCGCGGGCCTCCTCGGTTGGTATACCTGTCGAGGTCGAGGGAGATGGCGGTCAGCTCTCGCTCAGTAAGCTGCATCTCCTACCTTCTCCGGTCCCAAGACCACCGGATGCTCATGGTACGCTTCTTGTCCTATATTGAACCTATTGAGCCAGCCAACATGCCCTACCCATCACAAGAATTAATCACGACACGGGATGATGGTTATAGCTTCCGCGTGGAGGTTTTTGAGGTGGACGTTGTTGGGAGGAGGCTCATCCCACTGAACAGCATTGGCAAAAACTATGCAGCATTCGTTGGTCGGACTTATTCTGTCATGCTTCCTACTGACAAGTTCCCAAAGCTTGCTCCCAATGCAGTGTACGTCAACTACTATTACcaggattttttttaatttcggcATCTACCACTTCAAGGACAGGAGGATAAGCCCACCAAGAGACTTCACACGGAATCGTTGGCAGAGGTTATTCCCTTGTGCCTGCCACTGGGAGCTTGCTGATTATCTAATCGTTGATGCCGATCGCCGTTGATACTACTTGTTTGCTTCGCTTATGGCtgctactctatctctctcctTCCTTTCAGAACAGTGGTATTTTCAAACTGCTATTTCTGTTGTTGGCTTAATTTATCAATTGATCATCTTATTAATGTATGTATCTGTCTTGCTTGGTGTTAGTGTGGAATTAAGCTAAACTTTGACTGTCTAGACTAGTAGACTACACAGACTAACACTCACCCTGTGTTGCAACATAGCATCATTGTGAAACCCTACAGAACTGATGGGCATTGGAGAAACAATTAGGCAAACACCCAAGCCAATAATGATTTTGTTCTCCAGATCTTTCTCTTGTGCCAATGTTGGCCAATCAATTATAAGATGCAATTTAATTActtctaaaagaaaaaaaaactgctaTGAAATACTTTTTTTTTGCCTTTGTTTCATGGAGAATAAAAATACGGATCTGAGAGAAAAGCTCCAAGTTTTTGATGAACAGCATATAGAAAAGTGATTAACCTGTTCCTGCCTTAAGTTCGAGTATTACTTAGCAGCCGGGAATGTGGCCATGTTCCTTGTTTCGGGACCCATATTCCCGTTCCCATTGTTCCGGGAACATGGCTGCTGAGTTCTACTATATGGATTGCTTCCAATGTTTAATAGGTCTGTCCTCCGGGTACCTCCTGAATCAGCTGTCTTATAGAACGGACTGTGGAACTAAGATAAACAATTACTGTGCACATCAGAAATTTGAACTGTGCATGTCATGCTATCAGCTTCCAGGAAATATGATTGGTGAGAACTGTGTTATTTGTGCTATAAGGCAAGAGTGGTTGTCACTGCCCAAGTATTCAATGCAATGCCACCAAGTGTTTGATGAGATGTCTAGTATTTGTGATGAGATGCTTTTTAACCTGGAGTTGAGAAAATGCTTGCTGCAACTACTAACCATAGGTGTACGATAATGATATACACTGCTCCGTTTGCTACCAGACTAGTCCGCTTTTGAATCTTCATTATTTTCTGGAGCTGCTTCAACGCTTCATGACTCTCTATTCTTCAATGTTTTTATAACGATTATTTCAGCTGTCTATCTGGCTATGGGCCGTGCTCAATATGTCTGTAGCTTGGGCATGCTGCTGTTTCGCCCCTGTTCGTGTTATGTAAGACAGCATCATCGGCGTACACACTTTATTGTTGGTGCAGGAGGCAAGGATCcatctcctcttcctcctctcttTGGAGTCCTGGCCTGCAAAAGTTAATTGAGCAAAGTTAGTTTATATGATGATGGTACATATAGAGAGACATAGATCGAGAGAAGTAGGATTATTTCATGTAAAGCAGGGTTTATTTAGTTTATATACCTCGGCTGGTAATCTAGACATTTACAGTTGCACACTCAAAGGAAAATATATCATGCGCGAGGGGGTGAACATGTATGCATATATCAGAAATTAAAAGCTAAATATTGCTCCAAGAAAAATCGATCTGACATTGCAGAAAGAAATTAGCTCGAGCACAATTTTCTTGTCGATAAATAAATTACTAAATATGGTTGTGAGGAGAAAAACAACTATCTACTATCGTCACGGTCATaaaatacgaaaacgaaaaAAATGAAGGTTATCATATGTTTTTAGAATACATATGTATTTGGCATTGGGTGGTTACACTAGGGGATGGATATGCATGCAATTTTTGAAAGGTGGCTACGTCTCGCCGTGACCTGAACCTGAATGTACAAGCAAATGAAGAACTAAACTAGAATTGCAATAACGCCGAAGGTAGTAATATAAGTATATTTTAACAACCACCAGCGTTCACCTTCACTTGCCAAGTTCTGACTTTACTCGtaataattatattataattaCCAGATTACCAGTAACAAAAGGAGGAgagctgctactgctactgctctaGATCGACGCCGCGCCAAAAATCTCGTCTCCAGTCTAGACTAGACGCAGAAGCATCCACCGCCGTAGTAGTACTTGCCGTCATCCTTCCCCTTCACCTGCTCGCCGACCTTCCTCACCGCGACCGTCGTGGCAGGCGCGCACGGCGTCCACTCGGCGGCCATCCTGACCCTGGCCCACCACCCGCCACTCCCCTTGcgcttcctcctcctcgccaTCACCGCGGCCGCGGCAGCCTCGTCGGCCAGGCGGCGGTTCTCAGCGCGGAGCCTCTGGATCTCGGCGCCCGCCACTCTGCGCTCGGCCTCCCACGCCGCCATGGCCTCGTAGCACTCGCGGTTGCGGAGCTCCAGCGCGTACACCTGCGCCTGCAGCGCCTCGGCCTTGCGCCCCAGCATGCACACGCGGTGGTCCTCGCGGAGCTTCACAACGAGGCGGGCCATCtccgcggcgcggcggcgcgcgTATCCCAGctcggcggccgccgccgcggcctcgtCCTCGGCCGCTGACGCGCGGAAGCCCAGGCGCGCGTTCTCGCCCAGCAGCACCAGACGCTCCGACTCCAGCACCTCCACCAGACTCCCCTGCAGCTCGATCTTGCGCGCCGActccgccgcgcgccgcgccgcctcgtCCGCCAGCACGTCGCGCTCCACCCACGCGGCCACCAGCTCCGCCACCACCAGCTCGGCCTCGGCTGTGGTGCTGCTGCTGACCCCGGCACCCGGAGGGTGCTGGTAGGAGAGCGAGCTGTCGGCGTCGGAGCAGCGGTCGTCGACGTCCGAGGAGCCGCAGTCGGAGACGGCGGGTGCCGGCAGCGAGGTGGGGTGCTTGTGGTGGATGGTGGACAGCGACTGGGAGTAGCGGTCGGCGAGGCAGAGGTAGCGGCGGTGGAGGTCGCTGAGGAGGGACAGCAGCTGCGGCCGCTTGTGGTAGTAGTTCTCGGCGCGCTCGGCGAAGGAGTGCTCCGTGGGCGGCGCCTCGTCCACGGCCAGCGCGCGCACCCGCTGCTCGATGTCTGcaaccaattttttttttttttcaaatcaaATTCACAAGGCAGAGGAACCATTCATCAGTTTCAGTACGAATGTTTGCCAAGTAAAATTAAAATGTTATTACTTCGACCCGTGGACTAATGAAGACAGAAAAAATGTCACTCGTGGATTCaacacaaaaatactacagtagttcaatcatggagtaaacCATCACCACTGGCACATGTTAACGATCAGAATACATTTCAATGTTAATGGTCTGAATAGTTAAGCAGAAAATGGGCACAGCAAAACGAATATATCAACGGTAATGCAGTAATGATCAGAATAGTTAAACTTTTTTAGAAAATGGTCAGAACAGTTGGTTGTAACTACTAGTACGCAttttagttcttttttttttttgaacgtaAGGTGAACGCAGGTGAATTCAAAGTACGAATATTTCAACTAGTACGCATTTTATTTGAATTGATGAAACACTTGAAATTACAAAGAGGAGtgaatgaggccttgtttagtttaccccgaaatccaaaaagttccccgtcacatcgaatcttgcggcacatacatgaagcattaaatatagacgaaaacaaaaactaattacacagtttgtctgtaaatcacaagacgaatcttttgatcctagttagtttatgattagataatatttgtcaaataaaaacgaaagtgctacaatagcgaaattcgaaattttttcggaagaaaacaaggcctgagtggcTGTACAACATGTGAGGGCGTGACAGTGCGATATCTTTGTCGTGCCAACCTTTGTCCCAGCATTGACACGACGAGTGGGTGTACTTGGGGGATTTGTTTTTACAGGCAGGCGTACGCAGTGATGGATCCGTTGACTTGGAATGATCCGTTGTAGGAGTaatggacaacttttgtctcctACTAGTAGCAGTACCGGCAGTAGCCATGCGGCTCAACTCGAACTTGTAGCGATGGCCGCTGCAGCAAGAATGGAATCcaaagagaggggagagagaTTCGACGAGGAAGCTAGTGTACAAAAGCAAGGCAACGAAAGGTCATGGTGCTGCTCTCCCTTATCCCTAGACCGTGCAATGCCGGTACTGTAGCCTAGGCTGTACAGTAGGAGGGAATCGTGTGGCAAGGCAGGTAGCCATGACCATGACAAAGAAAGAGGTCCCGCCGGCCGGCGGGAATCGTGTGCGTCATGAAtaatgctgctgctgcggcggcaaTTCAAAGGACGCCCGTGACCTCCTTTCCTGCTCTCTCATCAGTCACTTGTTTTCGCATGCAGAACTGGAACTCGCCGTGACCGTGACCGTGACCATGATGGAAGGAGTGGATGGGGGCAGTAGTGTACGATTACCATGACATAAGCAGTGCAAAGTAAAATGTTGTTGCAATGCAGAACTGCAGACAGCAGTAGGACACTGATACTACGAGGACGTTCATGTGATGGTTTTCCCTCATGCGATCAATGCAATGCTGGATAATAAATAAAAGGGAAAAGCAAGCAGAGGCGACGGACCTGCAATGGCCGCTTGGAGCCAAGGCGGGCACGTGGGCGAGCGGCAGCTCACGCTACCCACACGCGCCGGCGCCGACGACGAGTCCGCCTCCTCCGACTCCATGAGACGGTGGTGACGCGGCGGATTCGATTCCTGCGACTGCGACGCCTGCTGCCCAGTGTCTGTCAGCGACAGCAGGTGGCCAGCGGACGGCGACCCACGGACGATGCCACCTGACACAAGCCACACAGCCTATAGGTAAGGTCAGTCTCACAGCTACTACACACACCCATCCTGTACTATACTACGTACGTTGTAAAACTCGTACTCCATAAAAATACCagtgagagaaaaagaaaaagataagcATTCAACTGTAGCGTCATGTACAACACGTTGAAACTTGAAACAGTAGAGTAGACACGGTACCAGCACGTCACGGCAAGCGAGGCGTGCTGTCTttgcggccttgtttagttccgaaaagatttcggatttggGTACCGTAGCATtcatttgtgacaaatattattcaattatagactaactaggatgaaaatatccgtctcgtgatttccagctaaactgtgtgtgccgcaaaattcgatgtgacggagaatcttgaaaactttttgttttttttgggtgaactaaacaaggcctgcgtCACCCGTGCGATGGTCGGGGACATGGACGTGCCCTGCCCTAGTGCAGAGAACACGAGGATCCGACGTGACCGGACGTGCCGGTCCGGTCCCGGCCTCCACCACCACGGTActactcctgctgctgctgtgcccGCTGGTAAAAAAACCCTACGGCCATACCGTATCCCGGGCTACCGCCTCTACCTCAATTGCTTTCTACACTACCCTACTGTAACGTGTTGGTGCGGTGCGAGTGGGGGCCTGCGTGTTGGAGTCAGTGTGCGTGTTTCCTGCGGTGGAAAAAAATGCGTGTCCTTGGCGGGGTGCATTTCAAATGGCTTGGTACTTGGAAAGTATGTTCACCTTAACCAAACTAACAGCAATAAAAAAAAGATCTACTAATAATCTTTTATTTACTTATTCATTACTGTGGCTGAGGAAGATACTGTACTCCGTACTATGTAAAAAATATCGTGCCGAATATGATCGGCTCggggataataaaaaatacagTAGTACTACTCCTCTCGCTTTGCACGCGAAAAGTGAGGGGGCGGCGGGGCAGCAGCATCCAGCATGTACAAGTATACTGCAGTGAGCACTGCAACTTTCATGCTCTAAATTATTGTCCTCTATCACTATCTACTCGTGCATCCGACTACTCCTACAGACATGTTCTCCCGAAATgtagatttgtcttaaaaaaatACTGTTTAAATTGTCCTAAACGAGAGTATACTGTAGGTTTTTTTACTGCACTACTGGCATCTGGGTGCCTTTTTCTAGCTGCACCCCAGCGCCCCTGTAAATAATAAATAGCCAccgtgaaaaaaaaaagaaaaaaaattgtgaTCCTCCTAccaatctgcaaaacaacaccgTTTACACTACCTGGCAATAGTAATAGATGGCTTGCGAGGCACACAGCTCCCCGCTCAGCTCAGAGGTAAAATCTGCTACTCATGTGTAACAATGTCTACGTACACACCAAGAATAAGAAGAGATAAACAGATGATCCAAGGCTAGAAGATCAAAAGGgtacagaaaagaaaaagaaactcaCGCAACGGGGCTTAAAACTTGAAAGGACGCAATAATGCAACTCGATTTCAAACAGGTAAGGATTGGCGGGCGGAGAAGCAAGAACAAGAGAGATCAGCAAAGGGAGTAAACACAAGAGGAGGTGTGTAGATGGAGATGGACTTACGGCTCAGCagtattgtattgtattgtagTAGTATTCTACACTGGAGAGAGGAGGCAGGCTATGGAGAGGACTCCATTCTTTCTCCTTCTTGCgacggaagaagaagaagaagaagagctcCTTCCGCGAGCACTTttttgatctctctctctctctctctctctctctctctctctgcagtACTGTGGAGTGTGAACAAGCTGCAGCAGACaaggcgctgctgctgctgctgctgcttgtacTAGTACTTGAAAGACGAGACGAAGAGAAGGAGAACCAAGGGCCTCATCCCGCTACATATATACGACGAGCATCAGCGGGCGGCTAGCCGGCTATTCCTGCTACGGAGCACAGTCTGCACCCAGCATGACCCCACTGGCCAGTGCCCTCTGCTGCGCTCGTGACTCGCGTTTGCGTCCAGCCACCGCGCTGCACCGTCCAAGCCGTCCAGGTGCCCTGCTCAACAGCTCAAGCGGTTTAAGATTAAACTTCAAACACGGACGCAATGCGATTCGATACACAATAATACATGTAGACATGTGTACTATATACATTAATTAATACACAACCTAACAAACCAACCAAATTCACCTGTTCCGATTGTTTAAGGCGACATGACAAGCTCAAACGACTTGTTCCTGTTACCATTTGAAAAGGCTCGCCGGGATCTCAAATTTATTGTggacaataaataaataaataaataaacaaacaatCTAATTTCATTTCCAGATCTACTACTGTAAATATGATCAGACAAGCGGGCAGACGCCGGTTGAGCTTGAGCCTCTGCCTATACTCCTGCTGAATAAACAACAACTGCAGGGCAACAATTACACATACAGCTACGAAACAGCCACTTTACATCCAAATCCAATCCAATCACCACTGCAGGATGTACTAACTAACGTCTCAACTCGAGTCTCGCAGTACCTATAAAAATGCCCAATGTCAGTCACTCGAAAATCTGGGCAGAATGGTTCAGCATCGCCCACTTTATACTACTCTAGCACGAGCATCCCTACTGGTGGTTTCAGTCTTCACGTTATCATCGGCATCCGCCTCAGGCTCGCACTGCCCGCTTTCAGGGCCAGAGACCTCCCCTGGGCTCCGTTTCTGACTATCCTCCACCCCGCCGTTGTCGGAATCCATTGGTGCCGCCCCTTCTTCTGGATCGCCACCACTGCCACCGCCATCGGTTTCTGGTGTCGCAGCAACCTGCACAGAGCAGCCATAGCAACAATGTAGACATGACATTGTTGGTGTTTACAGATGGTGTTAAAATGACAATTATGATCAAGAAGACAGTCGATGTACCTGCTGCTCTTTGGGTTGAGCTGACATGCCTTTTGAATCTTCCCTTCTCGTCCGCTTAACCTTTTCGGCAGGCTTAGAAGAAAACCTAGCATTTACTTCAGGTGGAAGGAGTTCTGAAGGTACAACTCCTTCGATCCCGTAGTCTGAAAACTGAAAAAGGAAATGGTGATCATTATCCATATTCATTCAATCTTGCACCCTACTAGCACTAGAGAATGAAATAGTTACGTTGCAATGCTTGACATACCCGAGCAAAACCATCCAAGTCTTGCCTGGCCGAAAACCGTAGTCCTTTCCAACAGTACACCTGTCACACAAAAGCTGCTCTTTAAACCAATCTATTAGCTATATGAAATGCTATTTCCACAAACCCAGTGCCTATGAAAAAGAATGGCCTCTTCTAAACGAGCACTGAAAAGATAACTATGTCTCTTTCCAATGTGACCATGTCAGTATTGTGGTCATGCCATCAGGAGGCTGTTTTGAAATGACAAGTCCCAATGTTGTAGTGTCAATAAGATGATAAGTTCCAGCAGCTGTGCCTAACAAGAAATCAATATTTTCAATAGCACTTAATTATAACAGCAGTCCAAACTCTTCATGGAGAGCTCTGACAATTTGAACATAATGAGCTAGCAGGGTCCACCTGATCAACTCAATAGAAAGCTCGAGAAATACTTCCCAtcgagtaaataattaaaaaaacagCAATGGAGT contains:
- the LOC8078016 gene encoding uncharacterized protein LOC8078016, which codes for MRTRSQSRKLAGYLPAGSGPSGGSGAILTDPPAGCGPCVGSEATTTATATANQLRRCCGESGRPRIEAKSRLCKPWRKCTDDPSLSGGGLDPRFRPHHWIAVSYCASPSRRRPINTCTGARAEVDRPELSTHHCFGIVDGLLVLCDKASSAVRLLNPLTGALVHFPAITDVRDTQEEPLTEEEEEEEEEEGMRFLVNDTPKKKILDPSGATKINIPKPSAINGGAIDDDSDDSTTLVLALRSSLFRIICAKPGDEYWVNVHSGEQCEPVYNNKGCILFHSLLSFRGHCYVTTHEGLVMRVDLRGPPRLVYLSRSREMAVSSRSVSCISYLLRSQDHRMLMLPRGGF
- the LOC8059501 gene encoding kinase-interacting family protein; protein product: MESEEADSSSAPARVGSVSCRSPTCPPWLQAAIADIEQRVRALAVDEAPPTEHSFAERAENYYHKRPQLLSLLSDLHRRYLCLADRYSQSLSTIHHKHPTSLPAPAVSDCGSSDVDDRCSDADSSLSYQHPPGAGVSSSTTAEAELVVAELVAAWVERDVLADEAARRAAESARKIELQGSLVEVLESERLVLLGENARLGFRASAAEDEAAAAAAELGYARRRAAEMARLVVKLREDHRVCMLGRKAEALQAQVYALELRNRECYEAMAAWEAERRVAGAEIQRLRAENRRLADEAAAAAVMARRRKRKGSGGWWARVRMAAEWTPCAPATTVAVRKVGEQVKGKDDGKYYYGGGCFCV